Proteins from one Mercurialis annua linkage group LG7, ddMerAnnu1.2, whole genome shotgun sequence genomic window:
- the LOC126655902 gene encoding uncharacterized protein LOC126655902, giving the protein MALSFDESIAVHTFLTSEDRPIDEILSELTTRILRPRFFTLCNSLLLLLQDKRMLKSTERLIAFAILHHAYSSQPSSSNPFISHLVNATCDDEAEKCERAFILQLLGYGDSAGGKQFLKISAADHIKVFDPSAHAFPQLEQLQQQYCNKVHSETYKCLIKNAAVKNVVPDPDLPHGCDANSQEFDMQLRVKPKLGSGDRDSALVEMLVHFSLEGIGPQWIRPRPPMFPLQNSELVWVNADNSHELLWDHGMCADTSRGAAVRDLITKALKGPLAPAQQEQFLVELTNDLKLVYHCGLTPRKLPELVENNPLIAVEVLTKLINSPEIADYFTVLVNMDMSLHSMEVVNRLTTAVELPKEFVRMYITNCISSCENIKDKYMQNRLVRLVCVFLQSLIRNRIIDVKDLFIEVQAFCIEFSRIREAAGLFRLLKTLE; this is encoded by the exons ATGGCTTTGAGCTTTGATGAGTCGATTGCGGTGCACACGTTTCTGACATCGGAGGACCGCCCAATTGATGAAATCTTGTCGGAATTGACCACCAGAATTCTCCGCCCCCGCTTCTTTACTCTCTGCAACTCTCTCTTATTACTCCTACAG GATAAACGGATGCTCAAGTCTACTGAACGTCTCATTGCATTTGCCATTCTTCACCATGCTTACTCTTCCCAGCCATCTTCTTCAAACCCATTCATATCGCATCTTGTAAAT GCAACATGTGATGATGAGGCTGAAAAATGCGAGAGGGCATTTATTCTACAGTTGCTGGGCTATGGAGACTCCGCTGGTGGAAAACAG TTTCTTAAAATTTCTGCTGCAGATCATATCAAAGTCTTTGATCCTTCAGCTCAT GCATTCCCACAGCTGGAACAATTGCAGCAGCAATATTGTAATAAAGTCCATTCAGAAACATACAAATGCCTAATTAAAAACGCTGCAGTGAAAAATGTAGTGCCGGACCCTGATTTACCTCATGGTTGCGATGCAAATTCTCAAGA GTTTGATATGCAACTCAGAGTCAAACCTAAACTTGGATCTGGAGATAGAGACTCGGCTCTCGTTGAAATGCTGGTGCACTTCTCGCTGGAGGGAATAGGTCCTCAATGGATTAGACCTCGCCCACCGATGTTCCCATTACAGAATAGCGAG CTTGTGTGGGTCAACGCTGACAACAGTCACGAGCTCTTGTGGGATCATGGTATGTGTGCGGATACGAGCCGGGGTGCCGCTGTTAGGGACTTGATCACTAAAGCCTTGAAGGGACCACTGGCTCCTGCACAGCAAGAG CAATTTCTGGTGGAGCTGACAAATGACCTGAAGCTAGTTTATCACTGTGGACTGACACCAAGGAAGTTACCA GAATTGGTGGAAAACAATCCTCTAATTGCAGTTGAAGTTCTTACCAAGTTGATAAATTCTCCTGAAATTGCTGA CTACTTTACTGTACTTGTCAATATGGACATGAGTCTCCATTCCATGGAAGTGGTTAACAGGCTAACAACAGCAGTTGAACTTCCAAAGGAATTCGTACGCATGTACATAACAAATTGTATATCATCCTGTGAAAATATTAAG GACAAGTACATGCAGAACAGGCTTGTCAGACTTGTTTGTGTTTTCCTGCAGAGTCTGATCCGGAATAGAATTATTGATG
- the LOC126655216 gene encoding probable carboxylesterase 18, which produces MEPNNSNEPPTTAAIPWRTRLVVSLISTMSDAARRADGTINRRLLSFFDLRSPPSPTIPIRSVISADTVVDSSRNLWFRVYTPTDAPDQPLPVVIFFHGGGFSFLSAATKSYDIVCRRLARRIPAVVVSVEYRLTPEYRFPCQYDDGFDVLKFLDQDASTESSVLPPNADLSRCFLAGDSAGANLAHHVAVRACRSQSSFLVAKIIGLISIQPFFGGEERTQSETTFSETGSMLVSVPRSDWCWKVFLPAGENRDHYAANVSGPNAEDISELSYPATLVVVSGLDPLQDWQRRYYEWLKRSGKDATLIDYPNMFHAFYIFPELPESSQLMAQVKDFVVRVLSQHCKL; this is translated from the coding sequence ATGGAACCCAACAACAGTAATGAGCCACCAACCACAGCGGCGATTCCATGGAGGACACGCCTCGTCGTCTCACTCATCTCCACGATGTCCGACGCAGCCCGTCGAGCCGACGGAACCATCAACCGTCGCCTTCTGAGCTTCTTTGATTTAAGATCACCCCCTTCCCCAACCATACCAATCCGTTCAGTCATCTCCGCCGACACCGTAGTCGATAGCTCCCGCAATTTGTGGTTCCGCGTGTACACCCCTACAGACGCACCTGATCAACCTCTCCCGGTGGTGATATTCTTCCACGGAGGAGGCTTTTCATTTCTGAGCGCCGCAACCAAATCATACGACATCGTTTGCAGGAGACTCGCACGCAGGATCCCCGCCGTCGTGGTGTCCGTGGAGTATCGACTCACCCCAGAATACCGCTTCCCTTGCCAATACGACGACGGCTTTGATGTCCTCAAATTCCTGGACCAGGACGCTAGTACGGAATCATCGGTGTTGCCTCCGAATGCGGATTTATCGAGATGCTTCCTCGCCGGAGACAGTGCAGGCGCTAATTTGGCTCACCACGTGGCGGTTAGGGCATGCAGGAGCCAATCATCCTTTCTCGTGGCAAAGATTATTGGATTAATATCGATACAGCCCTTTTTCGGAGGGGAAGAGAGAACCCAATCGGAGACCACATTCAGTGAAACCGGGTCTATGTTGGTCTCGGTTCCCCGAAGCGACTGGTGTTGGAAGGTGTTTCTGCCAGCAGGTGAGAATAGAGACCATTATGCGGCGAACGTGAGCGGGCCCAACGCGGAGGATATATCGGAGCTGAGTTATCCGGCAACGCTGGTGGTTGTGAGTGGGTTGGACCCGTTGCAGGATTGGCAGAGGAGGTACTATGAATGGCTGAAGCGATCCGGAAAAGACGCCACTCTTATCGACTACCCTAACATGTTTCATGCCTTTTACATCTTCCCGGAGTTGCCGGAGTCCTCCCAGTTAATGGCTCAGGTCAAGGATTTCGTTGTTCGAGTCTTGTCTCAACACTGCAAGTTGTAA